The following are encoded in a window of Risungbinella massiliensis genomic DNA:
- a CDS encoding tetratricopeptide repeat protein gives MKLKDVKEGLPDLRTLVQYKPDLFLREEPIDREEFEQVIEKASTYLRQILQEPKMDAEVFIFLYSYLGNAYRISGRAAKGVQYLERALEMSRYDEDEQAELRTMIRLGEAYKYAGDHEAALECFEQALTMSRAQQLLEFKDYALQHMGKCLMELGEYEEALAKLEEALQIRKDKEIEELILSTETAIVMLHILRQTTSEKVQ, from the coding sequence ATGAAATTGAAAGATGTAAAAGAAGGCCTACCCGACCTTCGCACCCTTGTACAATATAAGCCTGATTTATTTTTGCGGGAAGAACCGATCGATCGAGAAGAGTTTGAGCAAGTAATAGAAAAGGCGAGTACATATTTACGACAAATCCTACAAGAGCCCAAAATGGATGCAGAAGTCTTTATCTTTCTCTACAGTTATCTAGGAAATGCTTACCGGATCAGTGGTCGAGCCGCCAAAGGAGTACAGTATTTGGAACGGGCATTAGAAATGTCACGGTATGATGAAGATGAACAAGCTGAGCTTCGCACTATGATTCGCTTAGGAGAGGCATATAAGTATGCAGGAGATCATGAAGCAGCGTTAGAATGCTTTGAGCAGGCACTGACTATGAGCCGGGCACAACAACTATTAGAATTCAAAGACTACGCTCTCCAACATATGGGAAAATGTCTCATGGAACTAGGAGAATATGAAGAGGCGCTTGCCAAGTTGGAAGAAGCATTACAGATCCGCAAAGACAAAGAGATAGAAGAGCTGATTTTGTCGACTGAAACTGCGATCGTCATGTTACATATTTTACGCCAGACTACAAGTGAAAAAGTACAATAA
- a CDS encoding DnaA N-terminal domain-containing protein: MAYSKKTYQLLRQLEKKLDHLSKRQDELIHRLDAPSNQDVLLLTAQNNEIIEGNTLQPCEHATNIWQQALHCLMEQIPSASFDTWFSVTEAVGIQQGTLYIYTPNHFSRDWLQTQYGIQVTSILRTIEPEVASVQFLSQNLHRFSKRDEKEAANELC; the protein is encoded by the coding sequence GTGGCATATTCCAAGAAAACATACCAACTTTTGCGTCAGCTTGAGAAAAAATTAGATCATTTGTCGAAGCGTCAAGATGAGTTAATTCACCGATTGGATGCGCCTTCTAACCAAGATGTTTTGCTACTTACTGCACAAAACAATGAAATAATAGAGGGAAATACCTTACAACCATGTGAGCATGCTACGAATATATGGCAACAAGCACTTCATTGTTTAATGGAGCAGATACCCAGTGCTAGCTTTGATACATGGTTTTCCGTTACGGAAGCCGTGGGGATACAACAAGGAACGTTGTATATTTATACTCCTAACCATTTTTCTAGAGATTGGCTCCAAACACAATATGGCATTCAGGTTACTTCTATCTTACGAACGATTGAACCAGAAGTAGCCTCCGTACAGTTTCTTAGTCAAAATTTGCATAGATTCTCCAAAAGAGATGAGAAGGAGGCAGCAAATGAACTCTGTTGA
- a CDS encoding ABC transporter permease/substrate binding protein translates to MIPKLPLAEWVDAFIRWLQNNFEPLFNVISGIIEPVVDFFVRIMTVLPPLATILILTFFILWITQVRIAIFALAGLLLILNLGYWDESAQTLALVLTSTLIAIIIGIPLGLWAGQSDRAQKILKPILDFMQTMPAFVYLIPAVFFFSLGTVPGVIASVIFAMPPTIRFTNLGLRQVPADLKEAADAFGSTPSQKLFKVEIPLAKQTILAGINQTIMLALSMVVTASMIGAEGLGAVVLESITRLKVGIGFESGIAIVIIAIILDRLTQNLSKSREDAQKGQIPFLARTRKWAGPIAILTVLALTVTSFARGGVQTNEIKLVYVNWASEEASTNVLKKILEDQGFQVKLTRVDVGPMYDAVATGNADAMVAAWLPTTSKPQYDRYKKDLVNLGPNLKNTRLGLVVPKYVQINSIPELANQKGDFQNRIVGIDPGSGIMDKTRNALKEYNLGMDLIEGSDAAMVAELDKAYRDKKPIVITGWTPHWMFLKYELKYLDDPKKVFGESENIFTLVRKGLKEDRPEAFKIIDQFEWSPKDMEEVMLDISTGMTPEEAAAKWVKSHSEHVAKITAGVNKQEE, encoded by the coding sequence ATGATTCCAAAGCTTCCACTTGCTGAATGGGTAGATGCTTTTATTCGATGGTTACAAAATAATTTTGAACCATTGTTTAACGTAATAAGTGGGATAATCGAACCAGTTGTAGATTTCTTTGTACGAATCATGACGGTACTACCACCACTTGCCACTATTTTGATCCTTACTTTCTTTATCTTATGGATCACACAAGTACGTATCGCGATCTTTGCGTTAGCTGGACTTTTGCTTATTTTAAATTTGGGCTATTGGGATGAGAGCGCTCAAACACTTGCGCTCGTACTCACTTCTACTTTGATCGCGATTATCATAGGAATTCCACTCGGTCTGTGGGCTGGGCAAAGTGACCGAGCACAAAAAATCCTGAAACCCATTTTGGATTTTATGCAGACCATGCCTGCCTTTGTCTATTTGATCCCTGCTGTATTCTTTTTCTCACTTGGCACCGTACCAGGGGTAATCGCCTCTGTCATTTTTGCGATGCCGCCTACGATTCGCTTTACCAATTTAGGACTTCGCCAAGTTCCTGCGGATCTTAAAGAAGCAGCAGATGCATTTGGCTCTACTCCCTCTCAGAAACTATTTAAAGTGGAGATCCCACTAGCCAAACAGACCATTCTAGCTGGGATCAATCAGACCATTATGCTAGCTTTATCTATGGTTGTTACTGCTAGTATGATTGGAGCAGAAGGATTAGGTGCCGTTGTACTCGAGTCGATTACACGACTCAAAGTCGGAATCGGATTTGAAAGCGGGATTGCCATCGTAATCATCGCGATCATTTTGGACAGATTAACTCAAAACTTGAGCAAAAGCCGTGAGGATGCTCAAAAAGGCCAAATCCCATTTTTGGCACGTACTCGAAAATGGGCAGGTCCAATCGCAATACTTACTGTACTCGCTCTCACTGTTACCAGTTTTGCTCGTGGTGGAGTACAGACCAATGAAATTAAACTAGTCTATGTTAACTGGGCTTCAGAAGAGGCTAGTACCAATGTATTGAAAAAGATTCTAGAAGATCAAGGTTTCCAAGTAAAACTAACTCGTGTTGATGTAGGACCGATGTATGATGCAGTCGCAACGGGCAATGCTGATGCAATGGTAGCTGCTTGGCTCCCTACTACATCCAAACCTCAATACGACCGCTATAAAAAAGACTTAGTCAATCTAGGTCCGAATCTGAAAAACACCCGTCTTGGGCTAGTCGTTCCAAAATATGTGCAAATCAATAGTATCCCCGAGTTGGCAAACCAAAAGGGTGATTTCCAGAATCGTATTGTAGGGATCGATCCAGGATCTGGAATTATGGATAAAACAAGGAACGCCCTCAAAGAATACAATCTAGGTATGGACCTTATCGAAGGTTCGGATGCTGCGATGGTGGCAGAGCTCGATAAAGCATATCGTGATAAAAAACCAATTGTGATCACTGGGTGGACACCGCACTGGATGTTCTTGAAATATGAGCTCAAGTACTTAGATGATCCAAAGAAAGTATTTGGCGAATCTGAAAACATCTTCACCTTGGTTCGCAAAGGACTGAAAGAAGATCGACCAGAAGCATTTAAAATCATCGATCAGTTTGAATGGAGCCCAAAAGATATGGAAGAAGTGATGTTAGATATCTCAACTGGGATGACTCCAGAGGAAGCAGCAGCAAAATGGGTGAAAAGCCATTCAGAACATGTTGCCAAGATCACTGCTGGTGTGAACAAGCAAGAAGAGTAA
- the proV gene encoding glycine betaine/L-proline ABC transporter ATP-binding protein ProV, which yields MDKLEIRNLTKIFGRSPSRALELLDEGKSKEEILKETGCTVGVNRATFDIYSGEIFVIMGLSGSGKSTLVRLLNRLIEPTDGSILLDGKDIAKMSPEKLRQVRRQKMGMVFQKFALFPHRTVLENVEFGLEIQGMKKEEREQKALEALELVGLKNYASQKPSQLSGGMQQRVGLARAMANDPDILLMDEAFSALDPLIRKGMQDELIDLQQRLQKTIIFITHDLDEAIHIGDRIVLMRDGTVQQIGTPEEILTNPANEYVRRFVESVNLSQVLTAESIMRTGSSITLGKNGPRVALKTMKEQAIPTLVVVDRERRVKGLVTADGAKKAVENNLTLEDILIPDSKFATVQKDTPVSEILTAMAETEFLYPAVVTNEDGKLVGIVGRGAVFAALAENGGDNE from the coding sequence ATGGATAAGTTAGAAATACGAAATCTTACCAAAATCTTTGGTCGTTCTCCTTCTAGAGCATTGGAATTGTTGGATGAAGGAAAAAGCAAAGAAGAAATTTTAAAAGAGACTGGTTGTACGGTCGGAGTAAACAGAGCCACCTTTGATATCTACAGTGGCGAAATATTTGTCATCATGGGGCTCTCTGGTAGTGGAAAGTCAACGCTTGTTCGTTTGTTGAACAGACTAATTGAGCCGACAGATGGGTCTATCTTGTTAGATGGAAAAGATATTGCCAAGATGTCCCCAGAAAAGTTACGACAAGTACGCAGACAAAAAATGGGTATGGTCTTTCAGAAATTTGCCCTATTCCCCCATCGAACTGTGTTGGAGAATGTTGAATTTGGTTTAGAAATTCAAGGAATGAAAAAAGAAGAACGCGAACAAAAGGCGCTGGAAGCACTAGAATTAGTAGGTCTTAAAAACTATGCTTCTCAAAAACCTAGTCAATTAAGTGGGGGGATGCAACAACGTGTTGGATTGGCACGTGCCATGGCAAATGATCCAGATATTCTATTGATGGATGAAGCATTTAGCGCATTAGACCCTTTGATCCGCAAAGGGATGCAAGACGAATTAATTGACCTGCAACAACGGTTACAAAAGACCATCATCTTCATTACCCACGATCTAGATGAGGCAATACATATAGGGGATCGGATTGTCTTGATGAGGGACGGTACCGTTCAGCAGATCGGAACGCCAGAAGAAATCCTCACCAACCCTGCCAATGAATATGTCAGACGATTTGTCGAGAGTGTCAATCTCTCACAAGTTCTCACAGCCGAATCCATCATGCGTACAGGATCAAGCATCACTCTCGGCAAGAACGGTCCCCGTGTTGCACTCAAAACCATGAAAGAACAGGCCATCCCAACACTAGTGGTCGTAGATAGAGAGAGAAGAGTGAAAGGACTCGTCACTGCTGATGGGGCAAAAAAAGCAGTGGAGAACAATCTAACACTCGAAGATATTTTAATTCCAGATTCGAAATTTGCGACAGTACAAAAAGACACACCTGTAAGCGAAATTTTGACTGCAATGGCAGAAACAGAGTTTCTCTATCCAGCAGTAGTGACCAACGAAGATGGCAAATTGGTCGGAATCGTAGGTCGCGGTGCTGTCTTTGCGGCACTCGCTGAGAATGGAGGCGATAACGAATGA
- the sucC gene encoding ADP-forming succinate--CoA ligase subunit beta, translating to MNVHEYQGKDVLKQFGVVVPRGHVAFTEEEAVEAAKNLGGELWVVKAQIHAGGRGKAGGVKLARSLEEVRTYAKELLGKVLVTHQTGPEGKEIRRLLIEEGCPIEKEYYIGVVIDRSSNSVVMMGSEEGGTEIEEVAEKTPEKIFKEAIDPAVGMTVFQARRLAYNINIPKDKVNQAVKFMLALYEAFVSKDCSLAEINPLITTTDGRVMALDAKLNFDSNALYRQKEIVALRDLTEEDPKEIEASKYDLSYIALDGNIGCMVNGAGLAMATMDIIKHYSGEPANFLDVGGGATAEKVTEAFKIILADEKVKGIFVNIFGGIMKCDIIAAGVVEATKQVGLEIPLVVRLEGTNVELGKKILNESGLAIVAADSMADGAQKIVELVK from the coding sequence ATGAACGTACATGAGTACCAAGGAAAAGACGTCCTCAAACAATTTGGAGTAGTTGTTCCAAGAGGCCATGTCGCGTTTACTGAAGAGGAAGCAGTAGAAGCTGCGAAAAACCTCGGTGGTGAGCTTTGGGTAGTAAAAGCCCAAATCCATGCCGGTGGACGTGGAAAAGCAGGTGGAGTAAAACTAGCTCGAAGCCTAGAAGAAGTTCGTACATACGCAAAAGAACTTCTTGGTAAAGTGTTGGTTACTCATCAAACGGGACCAGAAGGAAAAGAAATTAGACGTCTCTTGATTGAAGAAGGATGTCCGATTGAAAAAGAATACTACATTGGAGTAGTAATCGATCGTTCTTCTAATTCTGTTGTGATGATGGGATCAGAAGAAGGCGGTACAGAGATTGAAGAAGTAGCAGAAAAAACTCCAGAGAAAATTTTCAAAGAAGCAATCGACCCAGCAGTAGGAATGACCGTATTCCAAGCTCGTCGTCTTGCTTATAACATCAACATTCCAAAAGATAAAGTGAACCAAGCAGTGAAGTTTATGTTGGCACTTTATGAAGCATTTGTATCCAAAGATTGTTCTTTGGCAGAGATTAACCCACTGATCACGACGACAGATGGTCGTGTAATGGCACTCGATGCCAAGCTAAACTTTGATAGCAATGCTCTTTATCGTCAAAAAGAAATTGTGGCTCTTCGTGATCTCACAGAAGAAGATCCAAAAGAGATCGAAGCATCGAAGTATGACCTGAGCTATATCGCCCTTGATGGAAATATCGGTTGCATGGTCAACGGTGCTGGTTTGGCGATGGCAACGATGGATATTATCAAACATTACAGCGGAGAACCTGCCAACTTCCTCGATGTTGGGGGCGGTGCAACGGCTGAGAAGGTTACTGAAGCTTTCAAAATCATCTTGGCTGATGAGAAAGTAAAAGGGATCTTCGTCAACATTTTCGGTGGCATTATGAAATGCGACATCATTGCTGCTGGTGTAGTAGAGGCTACTAAACAGGTTGGACTCGAGATACCACTCGTGGTACGTCTAGAAGGTACCAATGTAGAGTTGGGTAAAAAGATCCTCAATGAGTCTGGTCTTGCAATTGTAGCAGCTGACTCCATGGCAGATGGCGCTCAAAAGATCGTAGAGCTCGTAAAATAA
- the sucD gene encoding succinate--CoA ligase subunit alpha, translating into MSIFVNKETRVITQGITGATGLFHTKQAIEYGTNIVGGVTPGKGGTEVEGIPVFDTVQEAVAATNANASVIYVAAPFAADAIMEAVDAELDLVICITEGIPVLDMVKVRRYMEGKKTRLVGPNCPGVITPGECKIGIMPGYIHTPGHVGIVSRSGTLTYEAVHQLSTRGIGQSTAVGIGGDPINGTDFIDVLKAFNEDEDTKAVVMIGEIGGTAEEEAAEWIKANMTKPVVGFIGGQTAPPGKRMGHAGAIISGGKGTAAEKIATLELCGVKVAATPSVIGETLVKVLEEKGMLEEVTTK; encoded by the coding sequence GTGAGTATTTTCGTAAATAAGGAGACCCGCGTGATCACTCAAGGGATTACGGGAGCTACGGGTCTTTTCCATACAAAACAAGCAATAGAATATGGAACCAACATTGTAGGTGGAGTTACCCCTGGTAAAGGTGGTACCGAAGTAGAAGGAATTCCGGTCTTCGATACCGTTCAAGAAGCAGTAGCAGCAACGAACGCAAATGCATCGGTTATCTATGTAGCAGCTCCTTTTGCAGCAGATGCGATCATGGAAGCGGTAGATGCAGAATTGGATCTCGTTATCTGTATTACAGAAGGAATCCCTGTTCTGGATATGGTAAAAGTTCGCCGATATATGGAAGGGAAGAAAACACGCCTCGTTGGACCTAACTGCCCAGGCGTAATCACCCCTGGCGAATGTAAGATTGGAATTATGCCTGGTTATATTCATACCCCAGGTCATGTAGGAATTGTGTCCCGTTCTGGAACTCTTACCTACGAAGCAGTTCACCAACTGTCTACTCGTGGAATCGGACAGTCAACTGCGGTAGGAATTGGGGGAGACCCAATCAATGGTACTGACTTCATCGATGTGCTCAAAGCTTTCAATGAAGATGAAGATACCAAAGCAGTGGTCATGATCGGGGAGATCGGTGGTACAGCAGAGGAAGAAGCTGCTGAATGGATCAAAGCTAACATGACCAAACCAGTCGTCGGCTTTATCGGTGGACAAACTGCACCTCCAGGAAAACGCATGGGTCATGCTGGTGCGATCATTTCCGGTGGTAAAGGAACTGCTGCTGAGAAGATTGCGACACTGGAGCTTTGTGGCGTAAAAGTAGCTGCAACTCCTTCTGTAATCGGAGAGACATTGGTAAAAGTTCTCGAAGAAAAAGGCATGTTGGAAGAAGTTACTACGAAGTAA
- the abc-f gene encoding ribosomal protection-like ABC-F family protein — MIICSMQRVTQTYGANTIFRNLACEIKQGERIGLIGRNGEGKTTLLKLMAGHIQPSEGLVIWMKGGSAGLLQQSPIVEDQKTVKEILFDVFRSLFEIKEQMAQMEQALSQELEASKLEMYLEKYGSLQDQFEQNGGYEMDSQINRIVHGLQITQLMEKQWCQLSGGERTKVGLTQLLLKKPDLLLLDEPTNHLDLPAIEWLTDFIRKYNGTVVVVSHDRYFLDDVVTSILELELGELITYHGNYSHYVREREERLLQQFQQYQDQQKKMKKMKEAIKRLKDWANRSNPPSDGLHRRAKSMEKALMRIEVLKKPVLKQKKIDLDFQMNKRSGKDVALLEDVCKKVGSKELFRNVNMFVRFQEHVAIVGANGSGKTTLLNIIAGLETVDGGGVKLGSNLSIGYLSQHVIEINQQFTVIDEFREKISVSEEEARNILAKFLFYGNAVFRKVQSLSGGERMRLRLAQLMHQHYNLLILDEPTNHLDIESKEVLEEALSHYQGTIIAVSHDRYFLDRLFQRIYWISHDQLTRYEGNYTFSRKKRRELDRLDE, encoded by the coding sequence ATGATTATTTGTAGTATGCAACGTGTAACCCAAACCTATGGTGCAAATACGATATTTCGCAATTTGGCTTGTGAAATTAAGCAAGGTGAACGAATTGGTTTGATTGGTCGGAATGGAGAAGGAAAAACAACATTATTGAAGTTGATGGCCGGACACATTCAACCCAGTGAAGGACTTGTAATATGGATGAAAGGTGGATCTGCTGGTTTATTGCAACAATCACCTATTGTTGAGGATCAAAAAACAGTGAAAGAGATCTTATTTGATGTATTTCGTTCTCTTTTTGAAATAAAAGAGCAGATGGCACAAATGGAACAAGCTTTGTCCCAAGAACTAGAGGCATCAAAATTAGAAATGTATCTAGAAAAATACGGGAGTTTACAAGATCAGTTTGAACAAAATGGCGGGTATGAGATGGATTCGCAGATAAATCGTATTGTTCATGGCTTGCAAATCACTCAGTTGATGGAAAAACAGTGGTGCCAACTAAGTGGTGGGGAGCGAACCAAAGTAGGACTTACGCAACTTCTACTGAAGAAACCGGATTTACTGTTATTAGATGAGCCAACCAATCATTTGGACCTACCTGCGATTGAATGGTTGACGGATTTTATCAGAAAATATAATGGAACAGTGGTAGTTGTTTCCCATGATCGTTATTTTTTAGATGATGTGGTGACTTCTATTTTGGAATTGGAATTAGGCGAACTTATTACCTATCATGGTAATTATTCTCATTATGTAAGAGAGCGGGAAGAACGTCTATTACAACAATTTCAACAATACCAAGATCAGCAAAAGAAAATGAAAAAGATGAAGGAAGCAATCAAACGATTAAAAGACTGGGCCAATCGTTCTAATCCTCCAAGTGATGGTTTACATCGTCGAGCCAAAAGTATGGAAAAGGCTTTGATGCGTATCGAAGTCTTGAAAAAGCCTGTTTTGAAACAGAAAAAAATAGATCTTGATTTCCAGATGAACAAACGAAGTGGAAAAGACGTGGCGCTATTAGAAGACGTCTGTAAAAAAGTAGGTAGTAAGGAGCTTTTTCGTAATGTGAACATGTTTGTCCGATTTCAAGAACATGTTGCGATTGTTGGAGCAAATGGAAGCGGAAAAACGACATTGCTTAATATCATAGCTGGTCTGGAGACGGTTGATGGTGGAGGAGTGAAATTAGGTAGTAATCTTTCTATTGGCTATCTTTCCCAGCATGTAATAGAAATAAATCAACAGTTTACAGTTATAGATGAATTCCGTGAAAAAATCAGTGTTTCAGAAGAAGAAGCCCGAAATATTTTGGCAAAGTTTTTGTTTTATGGTAACGCTGTTTTCCGAAAAGTACAGAGTCTGAGCGGGGGAGAACGCATGCGGCTTCGTCTGGCTCAACTTATGCACCAACATTATAATCTGCTCATTTTGGATGAACCGACCAATCATTTGGATATAGAATCAAAAGAAGTACTAGAAGAAGCTCTAAGTCATTATCAAGGGACGATAATTGCCGTTTCCCACGATCGCTATTTTCTTGACCGTCTTTTCCAAAGAATATATTGGATTTCCCACGATCAGTTAACAAGGTATGAGGGGAACTATACATTTTCTAGGAAAAAACGTCGAGAGTTAGATAGGTTAGATGAGTAA
- the dprA gene encoding DNA-processing protein DprA, giving the protein MDKRWSLIALHQIKGVGWHTIGRLQKVGWQPGDHIEETHLSEIAKGKVPTKVINAIRITYSPEYVQKVMFDLQKTEIQVMTFFDSDYPHSLRELPQPPWVLYLLGDRSLLHNPCIAMIGTRKPTPYGKRVAQVFAESLSRSNWTIVSGMALGIDGICHQAALESGGKTIAVLGSGIDVVYPVQHRSLYQEIVKKGLVVSEVAPGTVAKPGLFPQRNRIVSGLAKGVLVVEAAEKSGTLITTDFALEQGKDVFAIPGSILSEQSRGTNRLIQQGAKCVLHPDEILEEYEHLVIPFSDEVAATVTSPQLMLTETEQQIWDQLGPEPISLTMLLSLISSVPIGEVHRSLLQMEMKRYIQQLPGSRYIRLGEISKT; this is encoded by the coding sequence ATGGACAAAAGATGGTCGCTCATCGCATTGCATCAGATAAAAGGAGTAGGATGGCATACGATTGGACGTTTACAAAAAGTGGGTTGGCAACCAGGCGATCACATTGAAGAAACGCATTTGTCCGAAATTGCCAAGGGAAAAGTTCCAACGAAAGTCATAAATGCGATACGAATTACATACAGTCCGGAATATGTACAAAAAGTAATGTTTGATCTCCAAAAAACAGAGATTCAAGTGATGACTTTTTTTGATTCTGATTATCCTCATTCATTACGAGAGCTACCCCAACCTCCATGGGTACTCTATCTGCTTGGAGATCGCTCACTATTACATAACCCATGTATTGCGATGATTGGCACTCGAAAACCAACGCCTTATGGTAAAAGGGTAGCTCAAGTTTTTGCCGAGAGCTTGTCCCGTTCTAATTGGACGATTGTGAGTGGCATGGCACTGGGAATCGATGGGATATGTCATCAAGCTGCTTTGGAATCTGGTGGCAAAACAATTGCAGTTCTGGGATCAGGAATAGATGTAGTCTATCCAGTACAACATCGATCTCTCTATCAGGAGATTGTTAAGAAAGGATTGGTAGTATCAGAGGTAGCTCCAGGGACTGTAGCTAAACCAGGTCTTTTTCCCCAACGCAATCGGATTGTGAGTGGATTGGCCAAAGGCGTCTTGGTAGTGGAGGCAGCAGAAAAGAGTGGTACACTGATCACGACTGATTTTGCATTAGAGCAAGGGAAGGACGTTTTTGCAATCCCAGGCAGTATCTTATCAGAACAAAGCAGAGGTACGAATCGCCTGATTCAACAAGGGGCCAAATGTGTCTTACATCCAGACGAGATTCTAGAAGAGTACGAACATCTAGTAATTCCATTCTCAGATGAAGTGGCTGCCACTGTTACCTCTCCCCAGTTGATGCTTACTGAAACCGAGCAACAGATATGGGATCAACTTGGTCCAGAACCTATTTCCTTGACTATGTTACTCTCTTTAATAAGTTCAGTACCGATCGGAGAGGTTCACCGATCACTATTACAAATGGAAATGAAGCGATATATACAGCAACTTCCTGGATCAAGATATATCCGTTTAGGTGAGATTTCCAAAACCTAA